A portion of the Lolium rigidum isolate FL_2022 chromosome 1, APGP_CSIRO_Lrig_0.1, whole genome shotgun sequence genome contains these proteins:
- the LOC124681358 gene encoding probable E3 ubiquitin-protein ligase XERICO, with translation MGLSSMPAPKDNLFIFLLYNTAVSIAVLSDLVRAAMAFVGLPVPPAWGEDDDQPLAIPSSSPARAPAGPTLADRFRTSFTPALFGRGRRGGAPDCRVCLARFEPESVVNRLPCGHLFHRACLETWLDYDHATCPLCRLRLLPAADDPPSLGFARVH, from the coding sequence ATGGGCCTCTCGAGCATGCCGGCGCCCAAGGACAacctcttcatcttcctcctctacaaCACGGCGGTGTCCATCGCCGTGCTCTCCGACCTGGTGCGCGCGGCCATGGCCTTCGTCGGCCTCCCCGTGCCGCCCGCCTGGGGCGAGGACGACGACCAGCCCCTCGCCATCCCGTCCTCCTCCCCCGCGCGCGCCCCCGCGGGGCCCACCCTCGCGGACAGGTTCCGGACCAGCTTCACCCCGGCGCTGTTCGGGCGCGGGCGCCGCGGCGGCGCGCCGGACTGCCGCGTGTGCCTGGCCAGGTTCGAGCCGGAGTCGGTGGTGAACCGGCTGCCCTGCGGCCACCTGTTCCACCGCGCCTGCCTCGAGACGTGGCTCGACTACGACCACGCCACCTgcccgctctgccgcctccgcctcctccccgcCGCCGACGACCCGCCCTCGCTCGGCTTCGCCCGGGTTCACTGA